The following are from one region of the Pseudomonas putida genome:
- a CDS encoding NAD-glutamate dehydrogenase, translating into MAFFTAASKADFQHQLQAALAQHISEQSLPQVALFAEQFFGIISLDELTQRRLSDLAGCTLSAWRIIERFDPEYPQVRVYNPDYERNGWQSTHSVVEVLHHDLPFLVDSVRTELNRRGYSIHTLQTTVLSVRRGAKGELLELLPKGTQGEGVRHESLMYLEIDRCANAAELTVLAREIEQVLAEVRVVVADFEPMKAKLREVVAEVEQTAFGPAHHEKGEVKAFLEWLLDNHFTFLGYEEFTVKGGAEGGQMVYDEQSFLGLPRRLRVGLTSDELRIEDYAVAYLNEPLLLSFAKAALPSRVHRPAYPDYVSIRQLDADGKVIKEHRFMGLYTSSVYGESVHAIPYIREKVTEVERRSGFDPKAHLGKELAQVLEVLPRDDLFQTPVDELFSTVMSIVQIQERNKIRVFLRKDPYGRFCYCLAYVPREIYSTEVRQKIQQVLMERLKASDCEFWTFFSESVLARVQLILRVDPKNRIDIDPQQLEREVIQACRSWNDDYSALVIENFGEAQGTNILADFPKGFPAGYRERFAAHSAVVDLQHVLNLSESKPLAMSFYQPLTQVGERILHCKLYHADTPLALSDVLPILENLGLRVLGEFPYRLRHASGREYWIHDFAFTYSEGLSLDIQQLNDVLQDAFIHIVRGDAENDAFNRLVLTAGLPWRDVALLRAYARYLKQIRLGFDLGYIASTLNNHTDIARELTRLFKTRFYLARKLTQDDLDDKQLRLEQAILSALDDVQVLNEDRILRRYLDLIKATLRTNFYQPDANGQNKSYFSFKFNPKLIPELPKPVPKFEIFVYSPRVEGVHLRFGNVARGGLRWSDREEDFRTEVLGLVKAQQVKNSVIVPVGAKGGFLPRRLPLGGSRDEIAAEGVACYRIFISGLLDITDNLKDGGVVPPANVVRHDDDDPYLVVAADKGTATFSDIANGIAIDYGFWLGDAFASGGSAGYDHKKMGITARGAWVGVQRHFRERGINVQEDPITVIGVGDMAGDVFGNGLLMSDKLQLVAAFNHLHIFIDPNPEPAASFAERKRLFDLPRSAWSDYDTSIMSEGGGIFPRSAKSIAISPQMKERFAIDADRLTPTELLNALLKAPVDLLWNGGIGTYVKASTESHADVGDKANDALRVNGNELRCKVVGEGGNLGMTQLGRVEFGLHGGATNTDFIDNAGGVDCSDHEVNIKILLNEVVQGGDMTEKQRNQLLGSMTDEVAGLVLGNNYKQTQALSLAARRARERIAEYKRLMADLEARGKLDRAIEFLPSEEQLAERLAAGQGLTRAELSVLISYSKIDLKEQLLKSLVPDDDYLTRDMETAFPPSLVSKFAESMRRHRLKREIVSTQIANDLVNNMGITFVQRLKESTGMSPANVAGAYVIVRDIFHLPHWFRQIEALDYQVPAEIQLILMDELMRLGRRATRWFLRSRRNEQDAGRDTAHFGPKIAQLGLKLDELLEGPTRERWMVRYQGFVEAGVPELLARMVAGTSHLYTLLPIIEAADVTGHDPAQVAKAFFAVGSALDLTWYLQEISNLPVENNWQALAREAFRDDIDLQQRAITISVLQMADAPEDMDARVALWAEQHRVMVERWRAMLDDLRNATGTDYAMYAVANRELVDLAISGQAAVVPS; encoded by the coding sequence ATGGCGTTCTTCACCGCAGCCAGCAAAGCCGACTTCCAGCATCAACTGCAAGCGGCCCTGGCGCAGCACATCAGCGAACAGTCCCTGCCACAAGTTGCGCTGTTCGCCGAGCAGTTCTTCGGCATCATCTCTCTGGACGAACTCACCCAACGCAGGCTTTCCGACCTGGCCGGCTGCACCCTGTCAGCCTGGCGCATCATCGAGCGTTTCGACCCCGAATACCCGCAAGTACGGGTGTACAACCCCGATTACGAACGCAATGGCTGGCAATCGACCCACAGCGTGGTCGAAGTGCTGCACCACGACCTGCCGTTCCTGGTCGACTCGGTACGTACCGAGCTCAACCGCCGCGGCTACAGCATTCACACCCTGCAGACCACCGTGCTCAGCGTACGCCGCGGCGCCAAGGGCGAGCTGCTGGAGCTGCTGCCCAAGGGCACCCAGGGCGAGGGCGTACGCCATGAATCGCTGATGTACCTGGAGATCGACCGTTGCGCAAACGCCGCCGAGCTGACGGTGCTGGCCCGCGAGATCGAGCAGGTGCTGGCCGAGGTGCGGGTGGTGGTGGCCGACTTCGAACCGATGAAGGCCAAGCTGCGTGAAGTGGTGGCGGAGGTGGAACAGACCGCCTTTGGCCCGGCGCACCACGAAAAAGGCGAGGTCAAGGCGTTCCTCGAGTGGCTGCTGGACAACCACTTCACCTTCCTGGGCTATGAAGAATTCACCGTCAAGGGCGGCGCCGAAGGCGGCCAGATGGTCTACGACGAGCAGTCGTTCCTCGGCCTGCCGCGCCGCCTGCGTGTGGGCCTGACCAGCGACGAGCTGCGCATCGAAGACTATGCCGTGGCCTACCTCAACGAGCCGCTGCTGCTGTCGTTCGCCAAGGCCGCGCTGCCCAGCCGCGTACACCGCCCCGCCTACCCGGACTACGTGTCGATCCGCCAGCTGGATGCCGACGGCAAGGTGATCAAGGAGCACCGCTTCATGGGCCTGTACACCTCGTCGGTGTACGGCGAAAGCGTGCATGCCATCCCTTATATCCGTGAAAAGGTCACCGAAGTAGAGCGTCGCTCGGGCTTCGATCCCAAAGCCCACCTGGGCAAGGAACTGGCGCAGGTATTGGAAGTGCTGCCGCGCGACGACCTGTTCCAGACCCCGGTCGACGAGCTGTTCAGCACGGTCATGTCGATTGTGCAAATCCAGGAGCGCAACAAGATCCGCGTGTTCCTGCGCAAAGACCCGTACGGCCGCTTCTGCTACTGCCTGGCTTATGTTCCACGGGAAATCTACTCCACCGAAGTGCGGCAGAAGATCCAGCAGGTGCTGATGGAGCGCCTGAAGGCCAGCGACTGCGAGTTCTGGACCTTCTTCTCCGAATCGGTGCTGGCCCGTGTGCAACTGATTCTGCGGGTAGACCCGAAAAACCGCATCGACATCGACCCGCAGCAGCTGGAACGCGAAGTGATCCAGGCCTGCCGCTCGTGGAATGACGACTACTCGGCGCTGGTGATCGAGAACTTCGGCGAAGCCCAGGGCACCAACATCCTCGCCGACTTCCCCAAAGGGTTCCCGGCCGGCTACCGCGAGCGCTTCGCCGCGCACTCGGCGGTAGTCGACCTGCAGCACGTGCTGAACCTGTCGGAAAGCAAGCCGCTGGCGATGAGCTTCTACCAGCCGCTGACCCAGGTCGGCGAGCGCATCCTGCACTGCAAGCTCTACCACGCCGACACGCCGCTGGCGCTGTCCGACGTGCTGCCGATCCTGGAAAACCTTGGCCTGCGCGTGCTCGGCGAGTTCCCGTACCGGCTGCGCCATGCCAGTGGCCGCGAATACTGGATCCACGACTTCGCCTTCACCTACAGCGAAGGCCTGAGCCTGGACATCCAGCAGCTCAACGATGTGCTGCAGGACGCCTTCATCCACATTGTTCGCGGCGATGCCGAGAACGATGCCTTCAACCGCCTGGTGCTGACCGCCGGCCTGCCATGGCGCGACGTGGCGCTGCTGCGTGCCTATGCCCGCTACCTGAAGCAGATCCGCCTGGGCTTCGACCTGGGCTACATCGCCAGCACCCTGAACAACCACACCGACATCGCCCGTGAGCTGACCCGGTTGTTCAAGACCCGCTTCTACCTGGCGCGCAAGCTCACCCAGGACGACCTGGATGACAAGCAGCTGCGCCTGGAGCAAGCCATCCTGAGCGCGCTGGATGACGTGCAGGTGCTGAACGAAGACCGCATCCTGCGCCGCTACCTGGACCTGATCAAGGCCACCCTGCGCACCAACTTCTACCAACCGGACGCCAACGGCCAGAACAAGTCGTACTTCAGCTTCAAGTTCAACCCCAAGCTGATCCCCGAACTGCCTAAACCGGTGCCCAAGTTCGAGATATTCGTCTACTCGCCACGGGTCGAGGGCGTGCACCTGCGCTTTGGCAACGTCGCCCGCGGCGGCCTGCGCTGGTCCGACCGTGAGGAAGACTTCCGCACCGAGGTGCTGGGCCTGGTAAAAGCCCAGCAGGTGAAGAACTCGGTCATCGTGCCGGTCGGCGCCAAGGGCGGCTTCCTGCCGCGCCGCCTGCCGCTGGGCGGCAGCCGTGACGAGATCGCTGCCGAAGGCGTGGCGTGCTACCGCATCTTCATTTCCGGCCTGCTCGACATCACCGACAACCTCAAGGACGGTGGTGTGGTGCCACCGGCCAACGTGGTGCGCCATGACGATGACGACCCGTACCTGGTGGTGGCCGCCGACAAGGGCACCGCGACCTTCTCCGACATCGCCAACGGCATTGCCATCGACTACGGCTTCTGGCTGGGCGATGCCTTCGCCTCGGGCGGCTCGGCCGGTTACGACCACAAGAAGATGGGCATTACCGCGCGCGGCGCCTGGGTGGGCGTGCAGCGCCACTTCCGCGAGCGCGGCATCAATGTGCAGGAAGACCCGATCACCGTCATTGGCGTCGGCGACATGGCCGGCGACGTGTTCGGCAACGGCCTGCTGATGTCCGACAAGCTGCAACTGGTGGCGGCGTTCAACCACCTGCACATCTTCATCGACCCGAACCCGGAGCCAGCCGCAAGCTTTGCCGAGCGCAAGCGCCTGTTCGACCTGCCACGTTCGGCCTGGAGCGACTACGACACCAGCATCATGTCCGAAGGCGGCGGGATCTTCCCGCGCAGTGCCAAGAGCATCGCCATCAGCCCGCAGATGAAAGAGCGCTTCGCCATCGACGCCGACCGCCTGACCCCGACCGAGCTGCTCAATGCACTGCTCAAGGCACCGGTAGACCTGCTATGGAACGGTGGCATCGGTACCTACGTCAAGGCCAGCACCGAGAGCCACGCCGATGTCGGCGACAAGGCCAACGACGCGCTGCGGGTCAATGGCAACGAACTGCGCTGCAAGGTGGTGGGCGAGGGCGGCAACCTGGGCATGACCCAGCTTGGCCGGGTCGAGTTCGGCCTGCACGGCGGTGCCACCAACACCGACTTCATCGACAACGCCGGCGGTGTGGACTGCTCCGACCACGAGGTCAACATCAAGATCCTGCTCAACGAAGTGGTGCAGGGTGGCGACATGACCGAGAAGCAGCGCAACCAGTTGCTGGGCAGCATGACCGACGAAGTGGCCGGCCTGGTGCTGGGCAACAACTACAAGCAGACCCAGGCGCTGTCGCTGGCTGCCCGCCGCGCCCGCGAGCGGATTGCCGAGTACAAGCGCCTGATGGCTGACCTGGAAGCCCGTGGCAAGCTGGACCGCGCCATCGAGTTCCTGCCGTCCGAAGAGCAGTTGGCCGAGCGCCTGGCCGCCGGCCAGGGCCTGACCCGCGCCGAGCTGTCGGTGCTGATCTCGTACAGCAAGATCGACCTCAAGGAACAGCTGCTCAAGTCGCTGGTGCCGGACGACGACTACCTGACCCGCGACATGGAAACCGCCTTCCCGCCGTCGCTGGTCAGCAAGTTCGCCGAGTCCATGCGCCGTCACCGCCTGAAGCGCGAAATCGTCAGCACCCAGATCGCCAACGACCTGGTCAACAACATGGGTATCACCTTCGTCCAGCGCCTGAAGGAGTCGACAGGCATGAGCCCGGCCAACGTGGCCGGTGCCTACGTGATCGTGCGCGACATCTTCCACCTGCCGCACTGGTTCCGCCAGATCGAGGCACTGGACTACCAGGTGCCGGCGGAGATCCAGCTGATCCTGATGGACGAGCTGATGCGCCTGGGCCGCCGTGCCACCCGCTGGTTCCTGCGCAGCCGCCGCAACGAGCAGGACGCCGGGCGTGACACCGCGCATTTCGGGCCGAAGATCGCGCAACTGGGGCTCAAGCTCGACGAGTTGCTCGAAGGCCCGACCCGCGAGCGCTGGATGGTGCGTTACCAGGGCTTTGTCGAGGCCGGTGTGCCGGAGTTGCTGGCGCGCATGGTGGCTGGCACCAGCCATCTGTATACCCTGCTGCCGATCATCGAGGCGGCTGATGTCACCGGGCATGACCCGGCGCAGGTGGCCAAGGCGTTCTTCGCCGTGGGCAGCGCACTGGACCTGACCTGGTATCTGCAGGAAATCAGCAACCTGCCGGTGGAGAACAACTGGCAGGCGCTGGCCCGCGAGGCGTTCCGCGACGACATCGACCTGCAGCAGCGGGCGATCACCATCTCGGTACTGCAGATGGCCGATGCGCCGGAAGACATGGACGCCCGCGTGGCGCTGTGGGCCGAGCAGCACCGGGTGATGGTGGAGCGCTGGCGCGCCATGCTGGACGACCTGCGCAATGCCACTGGCACCGACTATGCGATGTACGCGGTGGCCAACCGCGAGCTGGTCGACCTGGCCATTAGCGGGCAGGCGGCGGTGGTGCCGTCCTGA
- a CDS encoding pyruvate, water dikinase regulatory protein, giving the protein MKRTAFFISDGTGITAETLGQSLLAQFESIPFNKFTRPYIDSPEKARTMVQQINAAAERDGVRPIIFDTIVNQDIREILATSNGFMIDIFSSFLSPLEQELTAHSSYSVGKSHSIGGNSNYMERIEAVNFALDNDDGARTHYYDKADLILVGVSRCGKTPTCLYMAMQFGIRAANYPLTEDDMERLQLPAVLKKHHNKLFGLTIDPDRLTAIRHERKPNSRYSSFAQCEFEVREVENLFRRENIPNINSTHFSVEEISAKILVEKGVERRFK; this is encoded by the coding sequence ATGAAACGAACCGCGTTCTTCATCTCCGACGGCACCGGCATCACCGCCGAAACCCTGGGCCAGAGTCTGCTCGCTCAATTCGAGAGCATTCCCTTCAATAAATTCACCCGTCCCTACATCGATTCGCCGGAAAAGGCGCGAACCATGGTCCAGCAAATCAACGCTGCGGCCGAGCGCGATGGTGTACGTCCGATCATCTTCGACACCATCGTCAATCAGGACATCCGTGAGATCCTGGCGACCTCGAATGGCTTCATGATCGACATCTTTTCTTCGTTTTTATCCCCGCTTGAACAGGAATTGACCGCCCATTCGTCGTATTCCGTCGGCAAGTCGCACTCCATTGGCGGCAATTCCAACTACATGGAACGCATCGAGGCGGTGAATTTCGCCCTGGACAACGACGATGGCGCGCGCACCCACTACTACGACAAGGCCGACCTGATCCTGGTAGGCGTATCGCGCTGCGGCAAGACCCCCACCTGCCTGTACATGGCCATGCAATTCGGCATCCGCGCCGCCAACTACCCGCTGACCGAGGACGACATGGAGCGCCTGCAGCTGCCGGCGGTGCTGAAAAAGCACCACAACAAGCTGTTCGGCCTGACCATCGACCCCGACCGGCTGACCGCCATCCGCCATGAACGCAAGCCGAACAGCCGCTATTCCAGCTTTGCCCAGTGCGAGTTCGAAGTGCGCGAGGTGGAGAACCTGTTCCGCCGGGAGAACATTCCCAACATCAATTCCACGCATTTTTCGGTGGAAGAGATTTCGGCGAAGATCCTGGTGGAGAAAGGGGTGGAGCGCAGGTTCAAGTAA
- the ppsA gene encoding phosphoenolpyruvate synthase codes for MVEYVVSLDKLGVHDVEHVGGKNASLGEMISNLAGAGVSVPGGFATTAQAYRDFLEQSGLNDRIHAALDALDVDDINALTKTGAQIRQWVMEADFPARLDSEIRTAFAAMADGNDNMAVAVRSSATAEDLPDASFAGQQETFLNIRGVDNVIRAAKEVFASLFNDRAIAYRVHQGFDHKLVALSAGVQRMVRSETGTAGVMFTLDTESGFRDVVFITGAYGLGETVVQGAVNPDEFYVHKNTLQAGRPAILRRNLGSKAIKMVYGEEAKAGRSVKTVEVDRAERARFCLTDAEVSELAKQAMIIEQHYQRPMDIEWAKDGDDGKLYIVQARPETVKSRSSANVMERYLLKEKGTVLVEGRAIGQRIGAGKVRVINDVSEMDKVQPGDVLVSDMTDPDWEPVMKRASAIVTNRGGRTCHAAIIARELGIPAVVGCGNATQVLKDGQGVTVSCAEGDTGFIFEGELGFDVKQNSVDAMPDLPFKIMMNVGNPDRAFDFAQLPNAGVGLARLEFIINRMIGVHPKALLNYAGLPADLKDSVDKRIAGYNDPVGFYVEKLVEGISTLAAAFYPKKVIVRLSDFKSNEYANLIGGKLYEPEEENPMLGFRGASRYISESFRDCFELECRALKRVRNEMGLTNVEIMVPFVRTLGEASQVVDLLAENGLARGDNGLRVIMMCELPSNAILAEEFLEYFDGFSIGSNDLTQLTLGLDRDSGIIAHLFDERNPAVKKLLANAIAACNKAGKYIGICGQGPSDHPDLAKWLMEQGIDSVSLNPDSVLETWFYLAEGQGAV; via the coding sequence TTGGTAGAGTACGTAGTTTCCCTCGATAAGCTCGGCGTCCATGATGTAGAGCATGTGGGGGGCAAGAACGCATCCCTGGGCGAGATGATCAGCAACCTCGCAGGTGCTGGTGTATCGGTGCCGGGCGGCTTTGCCACTACGGCGCAGGCGTACCGCGATTTTCTCGAACAGAGTGGTCTCAACGACCGTATCCATGCCGCACTCGACGCACTCGACGTGGATGACATCAATGCCCTGACCAAGACCGGCGCGCAGATTCGCCAGTGGGTCATGGAAGCCGACTTCCCGGCACGTCTGGATTCGGAAATCCGTACGGCCTTCGCCGCAATGGCTGACGGCAACGACAATATGGCAGTTGCCGTGCGTTCCTCTGCCACCGCCGAAGACTTGCCGGACGCCTCGTTCGCCGGCCAGCAGGAAACCTTCCTCAACATCCGCGGCGTCGACAACGTGATCCGCGCAGCCAAGGAAGTGTTCGCCTCGCTGTTCAACGACCGCGCCATCGCCTACCGCGTACACCAGGGCTTTGACCACAAGCTGGTAGCCCTGTCCGCGGGCGTGCAGCGCATGGTCCGTTCCGAAACCGGCACTGCCGGCGTCATGTTCACCCTCGACACCGAGTCGGGCTTCCGCGACGTGGTGTTCATCACCGGCGCCTACGGCCTGGGCGAAACCGTGGTACAGGGTGCGGTCAACCCTGACGAATTCTACGTGCACAAGAACACCCTGCAGGCCGGCCGCCCGGCCATCCTGCGCCGCAACCTGGGCAGCAAGGCGATCAAGATGGTCTACGGTGAAGAAGCCAAGGCCGGCCGCTCGGTCAAGACCGTCGAAGTGGACCGCGCCGAGCGCGCACGCTTCTGCCTGACCGATGCCGAGGTCAGCGAGCTGGCCAAGCAGGCCATGATCATCGAGCAGCACTACCAGCGCCCTATGGACATCGAATGGGCCAAGGACGGTGATGACGGCAAGCTGTACATCGTCCAGGCGCGCCCTGAGACCGTGAAAAGCCGCTCCAGCGCCAATGTCATGGAACGCTACCTGCTGAAAGAGAAGGGCACCGTACTGGTCGAAGGCCGTGCCATTGGCCAGCGCATCGGCGCCGGCAAGGTCCGCGTGATCAACGACGTATCGGAAATGGACAAGGTCCAGCCGGGCGACGTGCTGGTCTCCGACATGACCGACCCGGACTGGGAACCGGTGATGAAGCGCGCCAGCGCCATCGTCACCAACCGTGGCGGGCGTACCTGCCACGCGGCGATCATCGCCCGTGAGCTGGGCATTCCGGCCGTGGTCGGCTGCGGCAACGCCACCCAGGTACTGAAAGACGGCCAGGGCGTGACCGTATCCTGTGCCGAAGGCGATACCGGCTTCATCTTCGAGGGCGAGCTGGGCTTCGACGTCAAGCAGAACTCGGTCGACGCCATGCCCGACCTGCCGTTCAAGATCATGATGAACGTCGGCAACCCGGACCGTGCCTTCGATTTCGCCCAGCTGCCCAACGCCGGTGTCGGCCTGGCGCGCCTGGAGTTCATCATCAACCGCATGATCGGTGTGCACCCCAAGGCACTGCTGAACTACGCCGGCCTGCCAGCCGACCTGAAAGACAGCGTCGACAAGCGCATCGCCGGCTACAACGACCCGGTCGGTTTCTATGTCGAGAAGCTGGTCGAAGGCATCAGCACCCTGGCGGCAGCCTTCTACCCGAAAAAGGTCATCGTGCGCCTGTCGGACTTCAAGTCCAACGAGTACGCCAACCTGATCGGCGGCAAGCTGTACGAGCCGGAAGAAGAAAACCCGATGCTGGGCTTCCGTGGCGCTTCGCGTTACATCAGCGAATCGTTCCGTGACTGCTTCGAGCTCGAGTGCCGTGCGCTGAAGCGCGTGCGCAACGAGATGGGCCTGACCAACGTCGAAATCATGGTGCCGTTCGTGCGCACCTTGGGCGAAGCCAGCCAGGTCGTCGACCTGCTCGCTGAAAACGGCCTGGCCCGTGGCGACAACGGCCTGCGCGTGATCATGATGTGCGAACTGCCGTCCAACGCCATCCTCGCCGAAGAGTTCCTGGAGTACTTCGACGGCTTCTCGATCGGCTCCAACGACCTGACCCAGCTGACCCTGGGCCTGGACCGTGACTCGGGGATCATCGCCCACCTGTTCGACGAGCGTAACCCGGCGGTGAAGAAGCTGCTGGCCAACGCCATTGCCGCGTGCAACAAGGCCGGCAAGTACATCGGCATCTGCGGCCAGGGCCCGTCGGACCACCCGGACCTGGCCAAGTGGCTGATGGAGCAGGGTATCGACAGCGTGTCGCTGAACCCGGACTCGGTACTCGAAACCTGGTTCTACCTGGCTGAAGGCCAGGGCGCGGTCTGA